The Thunnus albacares chromosome 21, fThuAlb1.1, whole genome shotgun sequence genome window below encodes:
- the arhgap28 gene encoding rho GTPase-activating protein 28 isoform X1 has translation MTQQTDAPPLSLTTTSHHRVDTTPPPKPSAETQPQGLTWADDLSSGDLTQLGFITHIELSTFLLALGIQTKRTRLPRRRSRDSGVFGVPLVTLLENDKKKFPGVKVPVVFQKLLCILEQSGLQTEGILRVSGSAARLKHLRRELDRCSGSPGGFDWSAVRQVDAAGLLKLFIRELPTPLLTHTHLSTYHAVLGVSSLVHQVQALQLLSLLLPESHRDTLRALLVFLRKVVSHQDQNRMTLWNVSMVLAPNLFACRHCGNKHTVAMQQAEMEEAVRGAHLVQLMITHQDLLWTVPTFLLSQVRQMNQMSNQRERGLTKTTRRLLRRKNDKNDRNQVTELCEGVIRVHAPLHTKVSMAIQLDGQTRAKDITARFECENSPVQHLYEVGGNICERRLHADCLLLDVYRVNPRCDWLIKP, from the exons ATGACTCAGCAGACGGATGCCccgcccctctctctcaccaCCACGAGTCACCACAGAGTCGATACCACACCACCACCAAAACCATCCGCCGAAACACAGCCACag gGTCTCACCTGGGCAGACGACCTGTCGTCAGGTGACCTCACGCAGCTTGGCTTCATCACTCATATCGAGCTCTCCACCTTCCTGCTCGCTCTGGGCATCCAAACCAAACGCACCCGCCTGCCTCGTCGCAGGAGCCGAG acaGCGGTGTGTTTGGCGTTCCTCTCGTCACGCTGCTGGAAAACGATAAGAAGAAGTTTCCTGGAGTCAAAGTTCCTGTCGTCTTCCAGAAG ttgttgTGTATATTAGAGCAGAGCGGCCTGCAGACTGAAGGGATTCTCAGAGTATCAGGATCAGCTGCTAGACtgaag CACCTGCGCAGAGAGTTAGACAGGTGTTCAGGGAGTCCTGGAGGGTTTGACTGGTCTGCAGTGAGACAGGTGGACGCTGCAGGTCTGCTGAAGCTCTTCATCAGAGAACTGCCGACAcctctgctgacacacacacacctgtccaCCTACCACGCCGTGctgg GTGTGTCATCGCTGGTCCACCAGGTTCAGGCTCTGCAGCTGTTGTCCTTGTTGCTTCCTGAGtcccacagagacacactgaga gCTCTGCTGGTCTTCCTGCGTAAGGTGGTCTCTCATCAGGACCAGAACAGGATGACTCTCTGGAACGTCTCCATGGTCTTGGCGCCCAACCTGTTTGCCTGCCGTCACTGTGGAAACAAGCACACCGTCGCCATGCAGCAGGCGGAGATGGAGGAGGCGGTGAGAGGGGCTCATCTAGTCCAACTGATGATCACACACCAGGACCTGCTGTGGACC GTTCCCACCTTCCTGCTGTCTCAAGTGAGACAGATGAACCAGATGTCCAATCAAAGAGAGCGGGGCCTCACTAAGACCACAAGACGACTACTGAGGAGGAAGAACGACAAAAACGACAGGaaccag gtcACTGAGCTGTGTGAGGGTGTGATCCGGGTTCACGCCCCCCTGCACACCAAGGTTTCCATGGCGATACAACTTGACGGACAGACGAGAGCCAAAGACATCACTGCACGCTTCGAGTGTGAgaacag
- the arhgap28 gene encoding rho GTPase-activating protein 28 isoform X2 produces MLSSPPATSSTTYPSHHTSDPQHVAMETFWKEVQSIEEEEGEEEEEEEERKSMDEVELEEAWLTEAGLSSLVTGSSSEEPSPPAEALLSTLTQQQVATVRRRLDNYNETLKRRNRQPIRDVRDIFTVPDDDSADGCPAPLSHHHESPQSRYHTTTKTIRRNTATVRPTLHIFLPEHTHTHSATHTHTHSATHTHTHSATHTHTHSATHTPSPPHTPSPPVDRGRRADWLLQDCPYSEGVAEHKQGGTCRDCLRFHGENSSDLPFVPVSPSQGLTWADDLSSGDLTQLGFITHIELSTFLLALGIQTKRTRLPRRRSRDSGVFGVPLVTLLENDKKKFPGVKVPVVFQKLLCILEQSGLQTEGILRVSGSAARLKHLRRELDRCSGSPGGFDWSAVRQVDAAGLLKLFIRELPTPLLTHTHLSTYHAVLGVSSLVHQVQALQLLSLLLPESHRDTLRALLVFLRKVVSHQDQNRMTLWNVSMVLAPNLFACRHCGNKHTVAMQQAEMEEAVRGAHLVQLMITHQDLLWTVPTFLLSQVRQMNQMSNQRERGLTKTTRRLLRRKNDKNDRNQVTELCEGVIRVHAPLHTKVSMAIQLDGQTRAKDITARFECENSPVQHLYEVGGNICERRLHADCLLLDVYRVNPRCDWLIKP; encoded by the exons ATGTTGTCGTCTCCACCCGCCACCTCCTCCACCACGTATCCATCCCATCACACCTCTGACCCCCAACACGTTGCCATGGAGACCTTCTGGAAAGAAGTGCAGAGCatcgaggaggaggagggggaggaagaggaggaagaagaagagagaaagagtatgGACG aggtggagctggaggaggcGTGGCTAACGGAGGCGGGGTTATCTTCCCTGGTGACGGGCTCGTCATCAGAGGAGCCGTCGCCACCGGCCGAGGCGCTGCTGTCAACGTTGACACAGCAACAGGTCGCCACGGTGAGGAGGAGGCTGGACAACTACAACGAGACGCTGAAGAGGAGAAAcaggcagccaatcagagacgtCCGTGACATCTTCACTGTG ccggaCGATGACTCAGCAGACGGATGCCccgcccctctctctcaccaCCACGAGTCACCACAGAGTCGATACCACACCACCACCAAAACCATCCGCCGAAACACAGCCACag tGAGACCGACGCTGCACATCTTCcttcctgaacacacacacacacactctgccacacacacacacacacactctgccacacacacacacacacactctgccacacacacacacacacactctgccacacacacaccgtctcCTCCTCACACCCCCTCACCGCCCGTTGATCGGGGGAGACGAGCcgattggctgctgcaggacTGTCCGTACTCAGAGGGCGTGGCCGAACACAAACAGGGCGGGACTTGTCGGGACTGCCTGCGTTTCCATGGAGAAAACAGCAGTGACCTGCCA tttgtacctgtctctccctctcaggGTCTCACCTGGGCAGACGACCTGTCGTCAGGTGACCTCACGCAGCTTGGCTTCATCACTCATATCGAGCTCTCCACCTTCCTGCTCGCTCTGGGCATCCAAACCAAACGCACCCGCCTGCCTCGTCGCAGGAGCCGAG acaGCGGTGTGTTTGGCGTTCCTCTCGTCACGCTGCTGGAAAACGATAAGAAGAAGTTTCCTGGAGTCAAAGTTCCTGTCGTCTTCCAGAAG ttgttgTGTATATTAGAGCAGAGCGGCCTGCAGACTGAAGGGATTCTCAGAGTATCAGGATCAGCTGCTAGACtgaag CACCTGCGCAGAGAGTTAGACAGGTGTTCAGGGAGTCCTGGAGGGTTTGACTGGTCTGCAGTGAGACAGGTGGACGCTGCAGGTCTGCTGAAGCTCTTCATCAGAGAACTGCCGACAcctctgctgacacacacacacctgtccaCCTACCACGCCGTGctgg GTGTGTCATCGCTGGTCCACCAGGTTCAGGCTCTGCAGCTGTTGTCCTTGTTGCTTCCTGAGtcccacagagacacactgaga gCTCTGCTGGTCTTCCTGCGTAAGGTGGTCTCTCATCAGGACCAGAACAGGATGACTCTCTGGAACGTCTCCATGGTCTTGGCGCCCAACCTGTTTGCCTGCCGTCACTGTGGAAACAAGCACACCGTCGCCATGCAGCAGGCGGAGATGGAGGAGGCGGTGAGAGGGGCTCATCTAGTCCAACTGATGATCACACACCAGGACCTGCTGTGGACC GTTCCCACCTTCCTGCTGTCTCAAGTGAGACAGATGAACCAGATGTCCAATCAAAGAGAGCGGGGCCTCACTAAGACCACAAGACGACTACTGAGGAGGAAGAACGACAAAAACGACAGGaaccag gtcACTGAGCTGTGTGAGGGTGTGATCCGGGTTCACGCCCCCCTGCACACCAAGGTTTCCATGGCGATACAACTTGACGGACAGACGAGAGCCAAAGACATCACTGCACGCTTCGAGTGTGAgaacag